TTCTGCGCAACACTTTTGGAATAATACAAGACTTCTTCTCTTGTTTTTTCTCCATAGGGCGCGTTTTTAGAATCACCGAAGTACAAATATCTCTCCTCCGGCAGGGTTGTAATCATTTGTGCAAGAACACTGATCCCACCTAAACCGGAATCAAAAACACCAATCGGCTTAATCATATTGACAAACATTCCCTTCTTACCTAGTAGTTGACTCGTTTCTTCCGCATACTGATATTTAATAACAGACCAATGGCAATCATATTCGATAACATGAATGTGCCTCCATAACTTACAAAGGGTAGCGGCTTTCCGGTAACAGGCATCAGTCCAATGGTCATCATGATATTAGCAAAAATATGGAAGGCAAGCATGGAAATAATTCCCACCGCCAAAATGGATCCAAAAAGATCCTTTGACTGCTTAGCTACTATAATTCCTTTAACCAAAAGAACGATATACATTAATAATAAAATCGATACTCCGACAAAACCCAATTCCTCTGCAATAACAGAAAAAATAAAATCCGTATGTTTTTCCGGTAGAAAACCCAACTGACTTTGAATCCCCTCATTAAATCCTTTGCCAGTTAACATACCGGAACCTACCGCATAAATAGATTGGGTGATTTGATAAGCATCCCCCATAGGATCCAAGGTAGGGTTGATAAACACCATGATTCGTCGTTGTTGATAATCATTCAGAAAGTTCCAGGCAAAGGGAGCGCTTGCCAAAGCAACGATAAAAGTTATCAAAATATATTTATACTTTAAACCTGCCACAAAGAGCATGCCAAAAGTAAACACGGGAAAAACTAAAGTAGTTCCCAAATCCGGTTGCATATAAACAAGCCCCATGGGAATCCCGGCAATTATAAGTATCTTGCCTAAAGTTTTCAACTCATTAATTGTTTCATGATGTTCGCTGATGAATTTTGCCAGAGAAATGATTATTCCAATTTTGGCAAAGTCCGAGGGTTGAAAACCAAATCCCCCGATATAAAGCCAGCGGTTAGCTCCCCAATCATCTCCTCCTACTCCAATGATTAATACAGTGATCAGCAATAGTATGGAAAAAGCGTATATCAGAAGGTAAAAATTCCCAAAGGTTTTGTAATCAAAGAATAATATTAGGGTTATGACGATTAAGCCAAGAATCATTGAGCTTAATTGTGTTTGAATATAAGCATCACTGTTTGCTAAATTGCTTGTGGCACTGGATATCATAATGATTCCAAAAATTGAAATCATAATTACCACTGCAAGTATTGTAAAATCAAGATTTTTTATTGCTTTTCCTTCAAGTTTCATTTGCCCACTCCTACATTTTGCTGACCTTAGTTTAATAGATCCAGTACTATTTTTCAAGTTTTGTTTTTCAAGTTCTATTTTTAAAATTCTTCATCCATAATTTGCAGGGTTTTATCCATTAATATTTTAAAGTTAATTTGATTTTCATTCAAGGTATCTTTCCGAAATATTTTTTGACAAAAAATGAGATCTTCTTCCAGGTATCTTTTCCCTCGACTAATTAAATTCTTGGACTCCGTTTCCAACATTTTTTCTAGTTTCTCTTGATGTCTCTTTTTTTGGTTCATCCCCCACAGAACACCTGTATAAAGAACTCCCCCCAGGAGAAGGTATTTTCCTAATGAAACATAAGATTTTCGCGGATTGATCTTTTTATCAATTTGTAGCAGAGCGAAGCTTTTGAAATCATGGCGATACGCATTATGCTGACTATAATATAAAAAAGTCAGGGGGATTCCCATAGCCAGGCATTTACTAAAATTACTTCTATATGCTTTCCAACGATCGACCTCTTTCGTTTTTGATGCTAAACCGCTTTCTTGATTCAGTTCTCCATTAAATATTTTCATTTGTTCATCGCTAATTAGTAATTGTTTTTGTACCCATTCCAAAAGCTCTCTTTTATCCTCGGACATATAATGGTTAGCAGTTGATATCGATAATATATCCTGCATCAAAGTAAAACGCAAAATATCCCTTTCCTGTCCCTTGACTTTGTTTAACAAAGAATTTACAGACTTTTCTAAAGAGATCTCTTCCTCTTCACTGCTCAAAAGAAACTCTAAAACCTTTTTCCGATGTTTTTTCGGCATCTCTATATAGGCCATTACCTTATAGAAAGTTCGTAATTGGAAGACATCTGTATCCCTTAGTTTTGTAAGTAAGCTTGCAAGGATTAATCCATACTCCTGTTTAATCGCTTCGTCTAGTTTTCGGATATCTCGAACCATAGCAAATCCCTCCTTATTTATTTACTTAATGCATTCACAAAGGCTTTGTGTAGATCTTCTTTCAAGAAGACCCCATATTTTTTCAACACAATGGTTAGGGCTTTAAATAAGCGATAAAGCTTTTCTTCGCTACAGTTTTCCCCCATATGACCAATTCGAAGAACTTTACCGGACAAGTTTCCGAGGGAAGTTGAGATGAAAATTTTATGTTCTTTCCATAGCTCATCCTGAATCATTTTATAAGTTATCCCTTGGGGAATCTCCACTGCAGAAATGGTATTAGAAAAACCACTATCAGGATACAGACTTAGGCCCGCATTAATCACGGCCTGTTTTACACCGTTCCCAAGCAAGTTGTGCCTCGCGATCACATCCTCTCGATTCCATCGATCAAGGGCTGTTTCCAGACCATAAAAAAGATGTATCGGTTGACTATAGGGTAAAGTTTTTGTTAGTTGTATATCTTTCCACAACAGTAAGTTGGTATACAAACTTGGAATCTTCTTCTTTTTATTTGAGATCATCACCCATGCATCTTGACTAATGCTCAGCATGACCAAACCTGAAGAAGCGGATAAACATTTCTGGGATCCAGCTATGACCAGATCTAAATTCCATTCATCGGTCTCCAGTTTTTCTCCTCCTAAAGTGGAAACCGCATCCACCACACTGAGTATGCCATGCTTTTTTAACAATATGCTGATTTTTTCAATATTGTTTATTACCCCTGTAGGGGTTTCACAGTGAACTAATGTAGCAAACTTAAATGCATTCTGCTCTTTCAGAAGTTTCTCTAGTGTGTTGATGTCTATCGGTTTTTTATTATCGCATGAAAAGTAATATACATCACCACCATATTTTTCCGCCATTTCTCCAAAGGTTTTACCAAACAGTCCATTTTCAATACATAAAACCTTATCACCGGGATCGATCAGGGATGCCATAGCCGCCTCTAAACCTAAGATTCCCTCCCCGTTTAATATGCGAATATCATTTTTTGTTTTAAATACTTTTTTCAATTTATTTGCTACACCGAAATAATAATCCAAAAAATCCGGATGTCCATCGGGGATCGTCATCGGCCTTGCCATTGATTTCCTAACTTCTTCGTGGACCTCTGTCGGCCCGGGGCTCATAACCAGAATTTCATTCATTGAATTCACTTCCTCTACAAGTTATATTGATGAGTTTTTTACTTCCTAGAACATTTGCTTTACTATATAAGCCACACCATGTTCCTCATTACTTTTTGTAATCCAGTCAGCTTTTTCCAATACTTTCCCGTCAGCATTTGCCACAGCTACCCCTAGGCCCGCAGTTTCAATCATAGAAAGATCGTTTAACTGGTCTCCTACAGCAATCATTTTTTCCTGCGGGATTTTTAGTTTTTCGCCTACATATTCTAACGCGGCTCCCTTTGAAGCTTTGTCACTTAAAGCTTCAATATTATTACTGGAGGAACTTGTTATCGTAACGCCGGGAATTACCATTAATTGCTTTTTGATTTTACTTAAGACATATTCCTGCTCTGATAAAATAAAAAAAGTGTTTAAGGGAATTTCTTGATCTTTAATCTTATAAAAGTCAATCTTCTTTAAATTTTTATCGGTAATCATTTTAACAATCAATGATTTATATAGGGACCAAGAGCTTTTGTGTTCATGCCTTAAAAACCGTTTAGCTTCTAAAAAACGAGCCCTGTAACTTTGAATGTATATATTTTCCTCATCCGAACTATGGAAGTATGCTTTCTCGCTGTTCAAAATATTGATGATTTTTGTAGTGGCTTCAGGTTCTAGATAAATGGATTTTTCGACCTTCCGGTTTTTATTACGTACAATAGATCCGTTATTTGTAATAAGATAACAGTTAAAAGTGAATAAGTCTATATATTTTTCCAATGTACTATAAGACCTTCCGGTAGCAATAACAATTTCCACCCCTTTTTTACTGATATGTTCCAAGGCTTTAATGTTTTCTTCCGAAATTCTTTTATTGTCTCTAAGCAGGGTTCCGTCCATATCTGTTGCTAAAAGTTTATATTTCAATGTGGCTGCCAACTTTCTATCGTATAATCTGTTTTTTATTTTTCCTATATCTAATTCACTAGTCTTATTATACCTTTTTTTTCTTCAATTAAAAAGACATGCACCTTCTTTCCTTGATAATTTTCTATTTCCCTCTCAAATATTGTATTATTATGTTATAATGTACTCAGGTAATCAATAATATCAATATATTTTTTTATTAAACAGGAGGGATTTTATGTTATCAGAAAAACTAACAAATGAATTAAATGAACAAATCAAACACGAATTCTTTTCAGCAAATTACTATTTAGCCATGGCGGCTTACTGTAAAGATCAAAACTTGGATGGTTTTGCTAATTTCTTTGTAGTTCAAGCGGAAGAGGAACGTTTCCATGCAATGAAGTTTTTCAACTTCATTGATGAAATGGGCGGCAAAGTCATCATCACCGGATATGATGACCCTAGAACCAACTTTGATTCCATGATAGATGTTTTTACTGCGGGATTGGAACATGAACAATTCGTAACAAAACGTATCCATCATTTAATGGATATTGCCATGGAGGAAAAGAACTACCCTGCCATCAGCTTTTTAAACTGGTTCGTTGACGAACAGGTTGAAGAGGAAGCGACCATGACAAACCTGCTAGAGAAGCTTAAACTAATCAACAATAATCCAAATGGTTTATTTATGCTTGATAAGGAACTCTCTACACGAAGCTTCGTAGCAGAAGAAGCGTAAC
The window above is part of the Isachenkonia alkalipeptolytica genome. Proteins encoded here:
- the rodA gene encoding rod shape-determining protein RodA, with the protein product MKLEGKAIKNLDFTILAVVIMISIFGIIMISSATSNLANSDAYIQTQLSSMILGLIVITLILFFDYKTFGNFYLLIYAFSILLLITVLIIGVGGDDWGANRWLYIGGFGFQPSDFAKIGIIISLAKFISEHHETINELKTLGKILIIAGIPMGLVYMQPDLGTTLVFPVFTFGMLFVAGLKYKYILITFIVALASAPFAWNFLNDYQQRRIMVFINPTLDPMGDAYQITQSIYAVGSGMLTGKGFNEGIQSQLGFLPEKHTDFIFSVIAEELGFVGVSILLLMYIVLLVKGIIVAKQSKDLFGSILAVGIISMLAFHIFANIMMTIGLMPVTGKPLPFVSYGGTFMLSNMIAIGLLLNISMRKKRVNY
- a CDS encoding pyridoxal-phosphate-dependent aminotransferase family protein, which produces MNEILVMSPGPTEVHEEVRKSMARPMTIPDGHPDFLDYYFGVANKLKKVFKTKNDIRILNGEGILGLEAAMASLIDPGDKVLCIENGLFGKTFGEMAEKYGGDVYYFSCDNKKPIDINTLEKLLKEQNAFKFATLVHCETPTGVINNIEKISILLKKHGILSVVDAVSTLGGEKLETDEWNLDLVIAGSQKCLSASSGLVMLSISQDAWVMISNKKKKIPSLYTNLLLWKDIQLTKTLPYSQPIHLFYGLETALDRWNREDVIARHNLLGNGVKQAVINAGLSLYPDSGFSNTISAVEIPQGITYKMIQDELWKEHKIFISTSLGNLSGKVLRIGHMGENCSEEKLYRLFKALTIVLKKYGVFLKEDLHKAFVNALSK
- a CDS encoding Cof-type HAD-IIB family hydrolase yields the protein MKYKLLATDMDGTLLRDNKRISEENIKALEHISKKGVEIVIATGRSYSTLEKYIDLFTFNCYLITNNGSIVRNKNRKVEKSIYLEPEATTKIINILNSEKAYFHSSDEENIYIQSYRARFLEAKRFLRHEHKSSWSLYKSLIVKMITDKNLKKIDFYKIKDQEIPLNTFFILSEQEYVLSKIKKQLMVIPGVTITSSSSNNIEALSDKASKGAALEYVGEKLKIPQEKMIAVGDQLNDLSMIETAGLGVAVANADGKVLEKADWITKSNEEHGVAYIVKQMF
- a CDS encoding ferritin — its product is MLSEKLTNELNEQIKHEFFSANYYLAMAAYCKDQNLDGFANFFVVQAEEERFHAMKFFNFIDEMGGKVIITGYDDPRTNFDSMIDVFTAGLEHEQFVTKRIHHLMDIAMEEKNYPAISFLNWFVDEQVEEEATMTNLLEKLKLINNNPNGLFMLDKELSTRSFVAEEA